In the Thermoplasmata archaeon genome, one interval contains:
- a CDS encoding glycosyltransferase, which produces MASFVKKDYEILQSRFEMRRRFFRGALHALPDRAAIYLGTRQSAFTFSWFAYLQAYWAVQYSKRLAKKSLVVLGGFDVCADEDPHLPDRLDSVRFILRNADGLLAVSERVRQQALEIEPKAQISLVYQGFDSEKYSVGSKEPIVTTIGYVRRGNLERKGLKVFVEAAARLPRFKFFLVGEWLDDSIQHLRSIAPPNVSFTGFLPEPDLINLLRRTSVYVQASAHEGFGCSLAEAMLSGCVPVVSDRGAIPEVVGDTGTYIDPRDPESVARGVGEAMARVATGPSARERIATLFPLERRRKLLLGAVEEVLG; this is translated from the coding sequence ATGGCTTCCTTCGTCAAGAAGGACTACGAAATCCTCCAGTCGCGGTTCGAAATGCGTCGCCGCTTCTTCCGGGGAGCCCTTCACGCTCTTCCGGATCGGGCAGCGATCTACCTTGGAACACGTCAGTCGGCCTTTACCTTCAGCTGGTTTGCGTACCTACAGGCGTACTGGGCCGTGCAGTATTCGAAAAGATTGGCGAAGAAGTCGCTCGTCGTGCTGGGCGGTTTCGACGTCTGCGCGGACGAGGATCCGCACCTCCCAGATCGCTTGGACTCGGTTCGTTTCATTCTTCGAAATGCGGATGGCCTACTTGCAGTCTCAGAGAGAGTTCGACAGCAAGCCCTCGAAATTGAGCCGAAGGCTCAGATTTCGCTAGTCTACCAAGGGTTCGACTCCGAAAAGTATTCGGTCGGCAGCAAGGAGCCCATCGTTACTACGATTGGATACGTCCGGCGTGGGAATCTGGAACGCAAGGGATTGAAGGTTTTTGTGGAAGCCGCGGCAAGGCTTCCGAGGTTCAAGTTCTTCCTCGTGGGCGAGTGGCTCGATGATTCGATTCAGCACTTGAGGTCGATTGCCCCTCCGAACGTTTCATTTACCGGCTTTCTGCCAGAGCCGGACCTCATCAACTTGCTTCGTCGGACGAGCGTCTACGTACAAGCTTCGGCGCACGAGGGATTCGGGTGCTCGTTGGCCGAGGCGATGTTATCCGGCTGTGTGCCCGTCGTCAGCGATCGCGGTGCCATCCCTGAAGTTGTCGGGGACACTGGGACGTACATCGACCCTCGAGATCCCGAGAGTGTTGCGCGCGGCGTGGGCGAAGCGATGGCCCGAGTGGCGACCGGACCCTCGGCGCGGGAGAGAATCGCGACGTTGTTTCCACTGGAGCGCCGACGGAAGCTCCTTCTCGGGGCTGTTGAGGAAGTGCTAGGGTGA
- a CDS encoding archaeosortase/exosortase family protein, whose amino-acid sequence MVLMALITTFAGVALLVDRPKGSVLEWVALPLVAFGGAIFVWQVWPQTTQKEPSRNHIFDKILSRFRLDNRRVSVFPALGAAIVLTDIAYNVFLSANPQLLTEDTIAILLGATLLVHPLVPDKYARERDFVLAFFVLLNLILVAPLLLSRAFYQDFQRSVDVYSWVALAPETSGVLSMIGVSNTVHPVSGATAPGLTFVPLHVGAEVTIVITTACSGIYSFGIFASAFAAFVMTEYEKPSKRLWVFLGLGLITSYIANVLRMVVIILVGYYTDTGETDLQHMLIAHSYAGWLIFLAWIALFWSLLFRFLPQTGIEGNPRKVGRSAPSTLCWTCKRSMSLSIPGRRCSCGRYYHIACAPTGSNCVGCGLVLRAGANRC is encoded by the coding sequence ATGGTCCTCATGGCGCTTATTACCACTTTTGCAGGCGTCGCGCTCCTCGTCGACCGCCCGAAAGGCTCTGTCCTCGAATGGGTGGCCCTTCCGCTTGTCGCATTCGGGGGTGCTATCTTCGTCTGGCAAGTATGGCCCCAGACCACCCAAAAGGAGCCCAGCCGGAATCACATTTTTGACAAGATCCTTTCCCGATTTCGACTCGACAATCGGCGGGTCTCTGTTTTTCCGGCCCTCGGAGCCGCGATTGTCCTCACCGATATCGCGTACAATGTGTTTCTATCCGCGAACCCGCAACTCCTCACGGAGGACACGATTGCAATCCTACTCGGTGCGACTCTTCTTGTCCACCCTCTGGTCCCCGACAAGTATGCACGGGAGCGGGATTTTGTACTGGCATTCTTCGTTCTATTGAATCTCATCCTCGTTGCGCCACTCCTATTATCCAGGGCGTTCTACCAGGACTTCCAGCGCTCAGTGGACGTGTACTCATGGGTTGCCCTGGCACCCGAAACCAGCGGGGTCCTTTCGATGATCGGGGTATCCAATACGGTTCATCCCGTCAGCGGTGCAACCGCTCCCGGACTTACGTTCGTGCCGTTGCATGTAGGCGCTGAAGTTACCATCGTAATCACGACAGCTTGTTCGGGCATCTACTCCTTCGGAATTTTCGCGTCGGCGTTTGCAGCCTTCGTCATGACGGAGTATGAGAAACCGTCCAAGCGACTCTGGGTCTTCCTGGGGCTGGGGCTAATCACATCGTACATCGCGAATGTGCTGCGGATGGTCGTCATCATTCTGGTCGGCTACTACACGGACACTGGCGAGACGGATCTGCAGCACATGCTCATCGCCCACTCATACGCCGGATGGCTGATTTTTCTCGCTTGGATTGCCCTCTTCTGGTCTCTTCTCTTTCGATTCCTACCCCAAACGGGAATCGAAGGGAATCCACGCAAGGTGGGACGCTCTGCGCCCAGCACTCTTTGCTGGACGTGCAAGAGAAGCATGAGCTTATCGATTCCGGGAAGAAGGTGTTCATGCGGTCGGTATTACCACATCGCGTGCGCTCCGACGGGTTCGAACTGCGTCGGATGTGGGCTCGTCCTTAGAGCCGGCGCGAACAGATGCTAG
- a CDS encoding glycosyltransferase family 4 protein → MRATFELLRLMNRRQWFREVAADVVHFHFLDLDQASRLARRLGAASAIHDWCEKSVEPVGSSAGLLLTDHTVFTSPSEIVPEEAKAALLETFGNIVSVDSKSFEVVRAYQADHPGRSWFIPNSVNTDVFHPSRRLRDAFRVGFAGRAGKPGEGILEEVIRELGSSVAWRFAAAGELHDVRRGVSARVRAEVRADIELFHNLDYLHMPEFYSAIDVLFNPFPGEGVGRTSLEAMACGVPVVAVGRGNKYPIQNGETGYVLPPDPKIIAETILGLQKDPELTEAMGRRARATVEREFSNRTVLPTLRAVYSQLADSVRA, encoded by the coding sequence ATGAGAGCCACGTTCGAGCTCCTGCGGCTCATGAACCGTCGACAGTGGTTTCGGGAAGTCGCCGCCGACGTCGTTCACTTTCACTTCCTAGACCTGGATCAGGCGAGCCGACTGGCTCGAAGGCTTGGCGCGGCCTCCGCCATCCACGATTGGTGCGAGAAGTCAGTCGAACCGGTTGGAAGCAGTGCCGGTCTGCTACTCACGGACCACACAGTGTTTACATCGCCCTCAGAGATCGTGCCTGAGGAGGCTAAGGCCGCCCTTCTCGAGACATTCGGGAACATCGTGTCTGTCGATTCCAAGAGCTTCGAAGTCGTGAGAGCCTATCAAGCGGATCATCCGGGGAGAAGCTGGTTCATCCCTAATTCTGTTAACACGGACGTGTTCCATCCTTCGCGGCGGCTGCGCGATGCGTTTCGAGTAGGCTTCGCCGGCCGGGCTGGGAAACCCGGTGAAGGGATATTGGAAGAGGTGATACGCGAGCTCGGATCTTCTGTTGCCTGGCGGTTCGCTGCGGCGGGCGAGTTGCACGACGTGAGGCGGGGCGTGTCGGCGCGGGTTCGCGCGGAGGTTCGCGCAGATATCGAGCTCTTCCATAACCTCGACTACCTTCACATGCCGGAATTCTACTCGGCAATTGACGTCCTATTCAATCCGTTCCCCGGAGAGGGAGTTGGACGAACATCCCTGGAGGCGATGGCGTGTGGCGTTCCGGTTGTGGCGGTGGGGCGCGGCAACAAGTACCCGATTCAAAACGGAGAAACCGGGTACGTGTTGCCCCCAGATCCGAAGATTATTGCTGAGACGATTCTCGGCTTGCAGAAGGACCCCGAATTGACCGAAGCAATGGGAAGGAGGGCTCGGGCGACGGTGGAGCGCGAGTTTTCGAATCGGACGGTCCTTCCAACTCTGCGAGCCGTATATTCTCAGCTTGCTGATAGCGTCAGGGCCTGA
- a CDS encoding glycosyltransferase family 4 protein, producing MTNGLHSFVYREIRELRSHGVLVVMFPTRVGTGPYMPAKDWPVYRPTLVRVIGAHLRWVTADSRPYLKALFEATRMNSVIDFILAVSFAETILKCGLKQIHSHFGDHKLFIAYFCGLLTGLPVSATIHAYELYDNPNPRMFKHALSKIDAIVTIAEHNRSVLTDTWGAPAEKISVVPMFADIPPDPQHEPNGQGKVIILTVARLVEKKGHSTLLRAISRLPKNYEAWLVGSGPLNIEALAIRLGVADRVRILGRVSNAELDQLYRRADIFCLASETAGTGDREGIPVALMEAMAHALPVVATKHAGIPELVEEILVSERDPDQLSEALWRLGADAALRSKSGQRNYRIVQNRFSRDNVLLLKSIFESLVR from the coding sequence TGTTTCCGACGAGGGTTGGAACGGGGCCCTACATGCCTGCTAAGGATTGGCCTGTCTATCGGCCAACTTTGGTTCGCGTGATCGGCGCTCATTTGCGATGGGTTACAGCCGATTCTCGTCCTTACTTGAAAGCACTTTTCGAAGCCACCCGAATGAACTCGGTGATTGACTTCATCTTGGCCGTCTCCTTCGCCGAGACAATATTGAAGTGTGGGCTCAAGCAGATACACAGCCACTTCGGTGATCACAAGTTATTTATCGCCTACTTTTGCGGCCTTCTAACCGGGCTCCCGGTCTCTGCTACAATTCACGCGTACGAGCTCTACGACAACCCGAACCCGCGCATGTTTAAACATGCGCTTTCGAAAATCGACGCCATCGTGACGATTGCAGAGCATAATCGCTCCGTGCTGACCGACACGTGGGGAGCCCCGGCGGAGAAAATTTCGGTTGTTCCAATGTTCGCCGACATCCCCCCAGACCCGCAACACGAGCCTAACGGTCAAGGGAAAGTGATTATTCTTACTGTTGCTCGGCTCGTAGAGAAAAAAGGCCACTCGACCCTCCTGCGGGCAATTTCTCGCCTGCCAAAGAACTACGAAGCGTGGCTAGTCGGGTCAGGACCATTGAACATCGAAGCCTTGGCAATCCGGCTTGGCGTCGCAGACCGCGTGAGAATTCTTGGCCGAGTCAGTAATGCAGAACTGGACCAACTTTACAGACGCGCTGATATCTTCTGTCTTGCATCCGAGACCGCAGGGACCGGCGATCGTGAGGGGATCCCCGTTGCCCTGATGGAAGCGATGGCGCATGCGCTTCCGGTTGTCGCGACCAAGCACGCCGGCATCCCCGAGCTCGTTGAAGAGATACTAGTATCGGAACGCGATCCCGATCAGCTTTCTGAAGCGCTCTGGAGACTCGGCGCGGACGCAGCACTCCGCAGCAAATCGGGTCAGCGAAACTACCGAATTGTGCAAAACCGATTCTCGCGGGATAACGTTCTTCTACTAAAATCAATCTTCGAGAGTCTCGTGCGATGA
- a CDS encoding glycosyltransferase, whose protein sequence is MISEFIDSHSAATAAGTRIHALREFFTDRGWDVLLVVPRDEESAEETSRNDGRVRRLTTYETRRQQLQSPAAVIAFPLSIREYVNSFREFRPDIVVISGYSPFILMEPLLVAKLLRIPVVFDVLDSWILLGEFHPGRIRNWLRRSIERFALSRGNLVVGVTKTQLGLLADRYRLNSQTLMLVPRGADLSTRSDAGVRPDYDIIHVGPPRDYYDNDGMLQFLARLSSLRRSLRVLFLGIEEGPVKAKLERDLAAHGLTGNADLRPPVPWSEVARWTCRAKSGLVALTRNPLYKAAVSTKAYDYLVAGIPILFLGPSDSEQAEFVRKYGIGRVCETPEELAQEAAALLSDEKALGLLRKNAEAAASSLAWTQVLKPFYEHVAALLSLRDGEHARG, encoded by the coding sequence GTGATTTCGGAGTTCATCGATTCACATTCCGCGGCGACCGCGGCAGGGACTAGGATACATGCCCTTCGAGAGTTCTTCACCGATAGAGGGTGGGACGTCCTCCTTGTGGTCCCAAGAGATGAAGAATCGGCGGAGGAGACGAGCCGAAACGATGGGCGCGTTCGACGCCTGACCACATACGAAACCCGACGGCAACAACTTCAGTCTCCCGCGGCGGTGATTGCGTTCCCGCTGAGCATTCGTGAATATGTCAACTCCTTTCGAGAATTCCGGCCAGACATTGTGGTCATCTCCGGATACTCTCCGTTCATCCTCATGGAGCCGTTGCTTGTTGCCAAGTTGCTCAGAATCCCTGTCGTGTTTGATGTGCTCGACTCGTGGATTCTGTTGGGCGAATTCCATCCCGGCCGGATTCGCAACTGGCTGCGGCGGTCCATCGAGAGGTTCGCGCTGTCTCGCGGCAACCTCGTGGTCGGTGTTACCAAGACCCAACTAGGGCTGCTTGCGGATCGCTACCGACTGAATTCCCAAACGTTGATGTTGGTACCACGAGGCGCGGATCTCTCCACTCGATCCGACGCGGGAGTTCGCCCGGACTACGACATCATTCATGTCGGGCCGCCACGCGACTATTACGATAATGACGGAATGCTCCAGTTCCTGGCCCGCCTGTCTTCCTTGCGTCGCAGTCTTCGCGTCCTCTTCCTTGGAATCGAAGAGGGACCCGTGAAAGCGAAGCTGGAGAGAGATCTCGCCGCTCACGGACTGACTGGAAACGCGGATCTCCGTCCCCCAGTTCCTTGGTCCGAGGTCGCGAGATGGACTTGCAGGGCGAAGTCGGGTCTGGTTGCCCTGACTAGGAACCCTCTCTATAAGGCCGCTGTGAGCACGAAGGCCTACGACTATCTTGTCGCCGGGATTCCAATCCTCTTCCTCGGTCCGTCGGATTCGGAGCAGGCGGAGTTCGTCCGGAAGTATGGGATCGGGCGTGTCTGTGAGACTCCCGAAGAGCTCGCCCAAGAGGCAGCTGCCCTCCTGTCGGACGAGAAGGCCCTGGGTCTACTTCGAAAAAACGCCGAGGCGGCGGCCTCCTCGCTGGCCTGGACGCAGGTCTTGAAACCGTTCTACGAACACGTGGCCGCTCTCCTGAGCCTTCGCGACGGGGAGCATGCGCGGGGTTGA
- the prs gene encoding ribose-phosphate diphosphokinase: protein MKVVGGSASVPLARGIARELSAEYVDVAFERHPGGFPDGERYVRLLGPVAGEHVVLVQTTHPDPMIVEILLLADAIRDAGAHRLTAVVPYFGYGRQDKRFLDGEAISAKTIAKHLAVDCDELLTMAIPANPQILRAFPLPTREVSGMPAIGRYLKSAKVDVLLAPDEGALRLAKEASSIAGVPFDFLVKERIDSYTVKIEPKTLAVRGKSVAIVDDVISTGGTIAIAAKELRGQGARRIVAACVHGLFVGPAESNLKACDDVTATDTVQSRHTKITVAPEFAAAIRALGTPSG, encoded by the coding sequence ATGAAGGTCGTCGGCGGCTCCGCGTCGGTCCCCCTCGCCCGAGGCATCGCGCGCGAGCTCTCCGCCGAGTACGTCGACGTGGCCTTCGAGAGGCACCCGGGCGGCTTCCCCGACGGAGAGCGATACGTCCGCCTCCTCGGCCCCGTCGCGGGCGAACATGTCGTCCTCGTGCAGACGACTCACCCGGACCCGATGATCGTCGAGATCCTCCTCCTCGCGGACGCGATCCGCGACGCGGGCGCACATCGACTCACGGCCGTCGTCCCGTATTTCGGCTACGGCCGGCAGGACAAGCGGTTCCTTGACGGCGAGGCGATTTCGGCGAAGACGATCGCGAAGCACCTTGCGGTCGACTGCGACGAACTCCTGACGATGGCGATCCCGGCCAACCCGCAGATCCTCCGGGCCTTCCCGCTCCCCACGCGCGAGGTGAGCGGCATGCCGGCGATTGGCCGCTACCTGAAGTCCGCGAAGGTCGACGTGCTCCTCGCGCCGGACGAGGGCGCGCTTCGGCTCGCGAAGGAGGCCTCGTCGATCGCGGGGGTCCCGTTCGACTTCCTCGTGAAGGAGCGCATCGACTCGTACACGGTCAAGATCGAGCCGAAAACCTTGGCCGTCCGGGGCAAGTCCGTGGCCATCGTCGACGACGTCATCTCGACGGGCGGAACGATTGCGATTGCCGCAAAGGAACTTCGCGGCCAAGGCGCCCGCCGGATTGTCGCCGCGTGCGTCCACGGCCTCTTCGTCGGACCTGCGGAGTCGAACCTGAAGGCGTGCGATGACGTGACCGCGACCGATACGGTCCAGTCCCGCCACACGAAGATCACTGTGGCGCCGGAGTTCGCCGCGGCGATCCGGGCCCTCGGGACGCCGTCCGGCTAG
- a CDS encoding glycosyltransferase family 4 protein: MPENFNRLDETARGSKIWWRTVHLIFVAAFIIQSIRRVTRLQRVSRPLVVHSHSASYCLLLGVLAKALGSPTAHTFHSPLDKPSASLARLLPRTDAVVFVSQALRTQFGSVGLQATNVVVIPGAVDTSRFHPPSVEERRAARTRIGAWLNDPTQRHILLFVGRVVPEKGVDVLIAACKEIFEADPQSSLLIVGPFGTDPSGKSFIARCQADIRTYALQGRVAMPGALSAEDVLAAYQAADILVCPSSWPEPASVAVSEGMACGLPVIASRVGGLHERIDEGVTGLLVPPNDPGALAKEVLRVLKDPDLGRTLAREARTKALRDLDGRMLCARHLELYSSLIDAMHPESKQRG, encoded by the coding sequence ATGCCAGAAAATTTCAATCGGCTTGACGAAACGGCGCGAGGAAGCAAGATTTGGTGGCGAACTGTTCATCTGATCTTCGTTGCAGCGTTCATAATCCAGTCGATTCGACGTGTTACTAGGCTCCAACGAGTGAGCCGCCCCCTGGTTGTCCACTCGCATAGCGCGAGTTATTGCTTGCTACTCGGCGTCCTTGCGAAGGCACTCGGTTCGCCAACAGCCCACACATTCCATTCTCCACTCGACAAGCCGTCAGCGTCGCTCGCTCGCCTGCTACCACGCACCGATGCGGTCGTTTTCGTGTCACAGGCTCTTCGTACACAATTCGGCTCTGTAGGCCTTCAAGCCACGAACGTAGTCGTCATCCCAGGAGCGGTCGATACGTCTCGGTTCCACCCGCCGAGCGTCGAGGAACGGAGAGCCGCGCGGACAAGGATCGGCGCGTGGCTCAACGATCCAACCCAAAGGCACATCCTACTTTTCGTTGGACGCGTCGTACCCGAAAAAGGAGTCGACGTCCTCATCGCCGCCTGCAAAGAAATATTCGAAGCAGATCCTCAGTCCAGCCTCCTCATTGTTGGCCCATTTGGTACAGACCCGAGTGGCAAGTCATTCATCGCCCGATGTCAAGCGGATATCCGAACGTACGCACTCCAAGGAAGGGTCGCAATGCCTGGTGCATTGTCTGCTGAGGACGTACTCGCCGCATATCAAGCAGCGGACATACTTGTGTGTCCATCCTCCTGGCCAGAGCCCGCCTCGGTCGCAGTTTCCGAGGGCATGGCGTGTGGGTTGCCCGTGATCGCGTCTCGGGTCGGCGGCCTCCACGAGCGGATAGACGAAGGCGTAACCGGCCTCTTGGTCCCCCCGAATGATCCCGGGGCGCTCGCGAAGGAGGTCCTACGGGTGCTCAAGGACCCGGATTTGGGGAGAACCCTCGCCAGGGAAGCGCGCACGAAGGCGCTCCGCGACTTGGACGGCAGAATGTTGTGCGCCCGTCATCTTGAGCTTTACAGCTCTCTCATAGACGCAATGCACCCCGAGTCGAAACAGAGAGGCTGA
- a CDS encoding lipopolysaccharide biosynthesis protein: MADSGFGEEGSGRSVRTRTAQNVAILIAMQWVSRGFAVATKIVLARVLFPADFGIFALAAGLIGFVSALGNFGLDYALIERADSAKDEEYEVAMSLRAIISIALLVATLGLAIPWSSIFGNPVIAGATQALAIVYLIGPWSLIPTTRLTVKLAYRRLIVPNLLNQFTNSVVAISLAILGFGFWSLIVALIASQMVWVVSLSVAYPWRPRFRFDRSVAKSLFAYSRHIIVASVLVFLMTNVDNFTVGLILGTATLGYYAVAYSICLFSSMVSGSAATALFPTLSKIQEDLPRVRRGYLESVGYAIATVAPVSFGLAVMAPEIVLVLLGPIWRPSILPLIILSFYGFSKAVVEFTTPLFASMGRPGAIPRLNAMILVGSLGLLPPFTILFGIAGTALAMTIPVPFALVVSLLWASRILQLRFSELAVRLRGPVVAAGIAGGLAFAFKSIIYSIGGQDVVVLGSATLVGTIMYFVSLKRIEPEVYAGLGRHLRLLIRASQG; this comes from the coding sequence ATGGCCGATTCGGGATTCGGGGAAGAAGGGAGCGGCCGTTCCGTTCGAACACGGACGGCGCAAAACGTTGCAATCCTCATCGCCATGCAATGGGTGAGCAGAGGCTTCGCGGTCGCGACGAAAATCGTCCTCGCTCGAGTCCTGTTTCCCGCGGATTTCGGCATCTTCGCTCTCGCAGCGGGCCTCATCGGGTTCGTGTCCGCGCTCGGGAACTTCGGCCTCGATTATGCCCTCATCGAGCGCGCGGACTCTGCCAAGGATGAGGAGTACGAGGTGGCGATGTCGCTCCGGGCGATCATTTCCATCGCATTGCTCGTGGCCACACTCGGGCTTGCGATACCATGGTCCTCGATTTTTGGGAACCCCGTGATTGCGGGCGCCACTCAAGCGCTCGCCATCGTGTATCTCATCGGCCCCTGGAGTCTCATTCCGACTACGAGACTCACTGTCAAGCTCGCGTATCGACGGTTGATTGTCCCCAACCTACTCAACCAATTCACGAACTCCGTTGTCGCGATCAGCCTCGCGATCCTAGGTTTCGGCTTCTGGTCTCTTATCGTAGCCCTAATCGCGTCGCAGATGGTTTGGGTGGTGAGCCTCTCGGTTGCGTATCCCTGGCGCCCACGATTCAGGTTCGACCGTTCGGTCGCGAAGTCGCTTTTCGCATACTCGCGTCACATCATCGTAGCATCGGTCTTGGTCTTCTTGATGACCAACGTCGACAATTTCACCGTCGGCCTTATCTTGGGGACCGCCACGCTGGGGTATTATGCGGTCGCATACAGCATTTGCCTCTTTTCTTCAATGGTATCTGGTTCGGCTGCCACCGCTTTGTTCCCGACCCTCTCGAAGATTCAGGAGGACTTGCCGCGGGTAAGACGAGGCTATCTCGAAAGCGTCGGGTACGCGATCGCGACCGTCGCACCGGTATCTTTCGGTCTAGCGGTCATGGCCCCGGAAATCGTCCTTGTCCTGCTCGGGCCGATATGGAGACCCTCGATACTCCCCCTGATCATCCTTTCTTTCTACGGGTTTTCTAAAGCTGTCGTTGAATTCACGACGCCTCTGTTCGCATCGATGGGTCGGCCCGGCGCGATTCCGCGGCTCAATGCAATGATCTTAGTCGGGTCTCTCGGCCTCCTTCCACCTTTCACAATCCTGTTTGGAATCGCCGGCACCGCCCTTGCAATGACGATCCCGGTCCCATTTGCGCTGGTAGTCTCGCTCCTCTGGGCGTCGCGGATTCTCCAGCTCCGGTTTAGCGAATTGGCCGTTCGTCTACGAGGCCCAGTCGTCGCTGCCGGGATTGCCGGGGGGCTTGCCTTTGCATTCAAGTCAATTATCTACTCGATCGGCGGGCAGGATGTGGTGGTTCTCGGTTCCGCCACGCTCGTCGGGACGATCATGTACTTCGTGTCGCTCAAGCGAATTGAACCCGAGGTATACGCCGGGCTCGGCCGACATCTCAGGCTGCTCATACGCGCGTCGCAAGGGTGA